A genomic window from Halorubrum trapanicum includes:
- a CDS encoding VWA domain-containing protein yields MSHRLSYTLSREELPRDGGETACQLQIHPDDTGRGELPLHVVFCVDSSYSMRGGDIEAAKQGVESAVEHLSSDDQFGVVEFDDDASIVADPVAGNRYGRVSSSVDGIEADGNTNIMDGLEKSRQLLDKMRGGGGFLSGGSTDAVEWILLISDGQPNRTNESAFKRALDGLTMSTAEKHGAAAADLSDEGITIHTAGVGSGYDPDVNEAISDAAGGTMEHKSSGRGIGDFFEGQIRDARSVVATNPTLTLRPDNGASVDNVMQELPTKIKDPNVERRGGELVVDVPDLSVDDPPQFSFDIDVPSEANPVAHAELDVDGDTATASIEVGFASAALVKDEVNEDVLENRDAITRYEDRKDSMSAEQRAQEKSSGITRE; encoded by the coding sequence ATGAGTCACCGACTGTCCTACACCCTTTCCCGCGAGGAGCTCCCTAGAGACGGCGGAGAGACGGCTTGTCAGCTCCAGATCCACCCGGACGACACAGGTCGCGGCGAACTGCCGCTCCACGTCGTCTTCTGCGTCGATTCGAGCTACTCCATGCGCGGGGGCGACATCGAGGCCGCAAAGCAGGGCGTCGAGTCGGCGGTCGAACACCTCTCGTCGGACGACCAGTTCGGCGTCGTCGAGTTCGACGACGACGCTTCCATCGTCGCGGATCCCGTGGCGGGGAATCGGTACGGCCGCGTGAGTTCGTCCGTCGACGGTATTGAGGCCGACGGCAACACCAACATCATGGACGGCCTCGAGAAGTCGCGGCAGCTTCTCGATAAGATGCGCGGCGGCGGCGGGTTCCTCTCCGGCGGCTCGACCGACGCGGTCGAGTGGATCCTGCTCATCAGCGACGGCCAGCCGAACCGGACCAACGAGTCGGCGTTCAAGCGCGCGCTCGACGGGCTCACAATGTCGACGGCCGAGAAACACGGTGCCGCGGCGGCGGACCTGAGCGACGAGGGCATCACGATTCACACCGCTGGCGTCGGGAGCGGCTACGATCCGGATGTCAACGAGGCGATCAGCGACGCCGCCGGCGGGACGATGGAACACAAGAGCTCGGGACGGGGTATCGGCGACTTCTTCGAGGGCCAGATCCGCGACGCCCGGAGCGTCGTCGCGACGAACCCGACGCTCACGCTCCGCCCGGACAACGGCGCGTCCGTCGACAACGTGATGCAGGAGCTCCCGACGAAAATTAAAGACCCGAACGTCGAGCGGCGGGGCGGGGAGCTCGTCGTCGACGTCCCCGACCTGAGCGTCGACGACCCGCCGCAGTTCAGCTTCGACATCGACGTCCCCTCGGAGGCGAACCCGGTCGCCCACGCCGAACTCGACGTCGACGGCGACACCGCAACCGCCTCCATCGAGGTCGGATTCGCCTCCGCCGCGCTCGTCAAGGACGAGGTCAACGAGGACGTCTTGGAGAACCGGGACGCAATCACCCGCTACGAGGACCGCAAGGACTCCATGTCGGCCGAACAGCGCGCCCAAGAGAAGTCGTCCGGGATCACGCGAGAGTAG
- a CDS encoding J domain-containing protein codes for MDPDLDADDPYDVLGLSKDATDDEVDQRARSLLGDYSDDHAARTAINEAYEDIQQRPSPLKVGDTTVVPLVVSATPDTISVGEEVTVRVTDHTDEGVPGVILRRAEDGYRMGKTGDDGTETVRFNDRGLFTLVASKIQHPDPDHEYKDGEVEITVRARSASGEDQDADDSHDVESSSEATEDEVRRFVRGLLDEYPDEYAARAAINEAFEEIQKRPSPVEVGDTTVVPLHISVTPDTISVGEEVTVRVTDHAGDGVPGVGLQRSGDRRRVGKTGDDGTDTVRFNEAGTHTILASKTRRSDSDHEYRDDEVKVRVEES; via the coding sequence ATGGATCCGGATCTCGACGCCGACGATCCGTACGACGTACTCGGGCTGTCGAAAGACGCGACCGATGATGAGGTGGATCAGCGCGCCCGCAGCCTCCTGGGCGATTACTCGGACGACCACGCGGCCCGAACGGCGATCAACGAGGCGTACGAGGACATACAGCAGCGGCCCAGTCCGCTTAAAGTGGGCGACACGACGGTCGTCCCGCTCGTCGTTTCCGCGACCCCTGACACGATTTCGGTCGGCGAGGAGGTGACGGTCCGGGTTACTGATCATACAGACGAGGGAGTTCCAGGCGTGATACTCCGGCGAGCCGAAGACGGCTACCGGATGGGGAAGACCGGTGACGACGGCACCGAAACCGTCCGATTCAACGACAGGGGGCTCTTCACACTGGTTGCGAGCAAGATACAGCACCCCGATCCCGATCACGAGTACAAAGACGGCGAGGTAGAAATCACCGTCAGAGCGCGTTCGGCATCCGGGGAGGACCAAGACGCGGACGACTCACACGACGTGGAGAGTTCAAGCGAAGCGACTGAGGACGAGGTGCGAAGGTTCGTCCGCGGCCTGTTGGACGAGTATCCGGACGAATACGCCGCTCGGGCGGCCATCAACGAGGCGTTCGAGGAGATCCAGAAACGCCCCAGCCCCGTCGAGGTTGGCGACACCACGGTCGTTCCGCTCCATATCTCCGTGACGCCGGATACGATTTCGGTCGGTGAAGAGGTGACTGTCCGGGTTACCGATCACGCGGGCGACGGCGTTCCCGGCGTGGGCCTACAGCGATCGGGAGACCGTCGGCGGGTCGGGAAGACCGGCGACGACGGTACCGATACCGTCCGATTCAACGAGGCGGGTACCCACACAATCCTCGCGAGCAAGACACGGCGTTCCGATTCCGACCACGAGTACAGAGACGACGAAGTCAAGGTCCGCGTCGAAGAGAGCTGA
- a CDS encoding PKD domain-containing protein — MLLVGLAVLVVLAGCGGSPPARGQTVTVAEGVDRDCDGYHQSIRLATNVRIGGDSPADGDAWVDLSYRTDGGEYTTIRTYEDLSGWAFEEEIALSASDFGGERTTVELRATAKRSTFLGTETVSVGTSEPISVEPPSADESELEPSFTQEPAEPNRSEPLTLTAGTGEAQCAIESYEWDIDGDGTFDRTGRTVTVSYATDGRRDVTLKVTDASGTTEAVTQEVLVFHDPDDDGITTARERRLGTDPRDPDTDGDLFGDRIDPAPTTLFVPTGLLHVVLAAALYLGAVPYRGRVQRWFGVKIDRLRTLGGRVRSRVTDRLGRVRRWIDQLW; from the coding sequence GGCCAGGGGACAGACGGTGACGGTCGCCGAGGGGGTCGACCGCGACTGCGACGGGTATCACCAGTCGATTCGGCTCGCGACGAACGTCCGGATCGGCGGGGACTCGCCGGCGGACGGCGACGCGTGGGTCGATCTCTCGTACCGAACCGACGGCGGCGAGTACACGACGATCCGGACGTACGAGGACCTCTCGGGATGGGCGTTCGAGGAGGAGATCGCGCTGTCCGCGTCGGACTTCGGCGGCGAGCGGACTACGGTGGAACTCCGCGCGACCGCGAAGCGGTCGACGTTCCTGGGCACGGAGACGGTCAGCGTCGGGACGAGCGAACCGATAAGCGTCGAGCCGCCGAGCGCCGACGAGTCGGAGCTCGAACCGTCGTTCACGCAGGAGCCCGCGGAGCCGAACCGAAGCGAGCCGCTGACGCTGACCGCGGGAACCGGCGAGGCCCAGTGCGCCATCGAGTCCTACGAGTGGGACATCGACGGCGACGGGACGTTCGATCGGACCGGACGTACGGTGACGGTCTCGTACGCGACGGACGGCCGCCGCGACGTGACGCTCAAGGTGACGGACGCGAGCGGCACGACCGAGGCGGTCACGCAGGAAGTGCTGGTCTTTCACGACCCCGACGACGACGGCATAACCACGGCCCGCGAGCGCCGACTGGGGACCGATCCCCGCGACCCGGACACCGACGGCGACCTGTTCGGCGACCGGATCGATCCGGCGCCGACGACGCTGTTCGTCCCCACGGGGCTCCTCCACGTCGTTCTGGCTGCGGCGCTGTATCTCGGCGCCGTGCCGTACCGGGGACGGGTTCAACGGTGGTTCGGCGTCAAGATCGATCGGCTTCGGACGCTCGGTGGGCGGGTCAGATCGCGGGTGACGGACCGACTCGGACGGGTGCGCCGGTGGATCGATCAGCTGTGGTGA